One window from the genome of Thermococcus siculi encodes:
- a CDS encoding DNA double-strand break repair nuclease NurA codes for MERIDDEHINEIRRFLIQSREELERLVPLVRKYFKWNKLPEPKEANVYAVDGSRMAKRLSGAIIYAVSAAGIGERLYYWNDIGTLFPYSNADDRIRIHMDTLEKRMGAMVSELGGELVLMDGTLSGALIRPPTYIESTTRKIYSKHGDTLLDASLDFLDLLDREWKVWRKQMKEEGVVSGPSLISRGRGGKDVFRILMEMSPSVKKSLWWVKDREDLIILFEYLEYLHALDRLFGGRTAAVAKTFYKSDVIGTVVEREGIKKAPIMVDTPVVASLSESPGYLPFNYRSGIKEAFPEFVISLMRHGKFQNLREILEVDEGNLVRARIQPAYVRFAEGGLIYLLEVPEKQDFERTLAEILSVAEDEYVIPLEYAHHSVVIKKKEFDAYVNAVLSALVGEDERFLSFLRYGREPLE; via the coding sequence TTGGAGCGTATTGACGATGAACACATAAACGAAATACGGCGGTTCCTCATTCAAAGCAGGGAGGAACTTGAAAGGCTGGTGCCCCTAGTCAGAAAGTACTTCAAATGGAATAAACTTCCTGAGCCAAAGGAGGCCAATGTCTATGCCGTCGATGGTAGCAGAATGGCGAAGAGGCTGAGCGGGGCTATAATCTATGCGGTTTCAGCCGCAGGGATTGGGGAGAGGCTTTACTACTGGAACGACATAGGGACGCTGTTTCCCTATAGCAACGCCGACGACAGGATAAGAATTCACATGGACACACTGGAGAAGAGGATGGGGGCGATGGTGAGCGAACTGGGAGGGGAACTCGTTCTCATGGATGGAACCCTCAGCGGTGCCCTTATACGGCCTCCAACCTACATTGAATCCACCACGAGAAAGATCTATTCAAAACACGGCGACACGCTTCTGGATGCCTCACTGGACTTTCTGGACCTCCTTGACAGGGAATGGAAGGTTTGGAGAAAGCAGATGAAGGAGGAAGGCGTTGTCTCGGGTCCTTCGCTGATTTCGCGCGGCAGGGGCGGGAAGGACGTCTTCCGGATTCTCATGGAAATGAGTCCGAGCGTCAAAAAAAGCCTTTGGTGGGTGAAGGACAGGGAGGACCTCATAATCCTGTTTGAATATCTGGAGTACCTCCACGCCCTTGACAGGCTCTTTGGTGGGAGAACGGCAGCGGTAGCGAAGACTTTCTACAAATCCGACGTGATAGGAACCGTCGTCGAGAGAGAGGGCATCAAAAAGGCGCCCATAATGGTGGATACCCCCGTCGTCGCTTCACTGTCGGAGTCCCCTGGTTATCTGCCGTTTAACTATCGCTCAGGTATCAAGGAGGCCTTCCCGGAGTTCGTTATCAGCCTCATGCGGCACGGCAAATTCCAGAACCTTCGGGAAATCCTTGAAGTGGATGAAGGCAACCTCGTAAGGGCAAGAATACAGCCTGCTTACGTGCGCTTTGCTGAGGGTGGGTTGATATACCTTCTGGAGGTTCCCGAGAAGCAGGACTTCGAGAGAACCCTCGCGGAGATTCTCTCCGTTGCAGAGGACGAGTACGTCATCCCCCTTGAGTACGCCCACCACTCTGTCGTGATAAAGAAGAAGGAGTTTGACGCATACGTCAACGCGGTGCTGAGCGCGCTGGTCGGTGAGGACGAGCGCTTCCTGAGCTTCCTGCGCTACGGGAGGGAGCCTCTGGAGTGA